In Patescibacteria group bacterium, a single window of DNA contains:
- the scpB gene encoding SMC-Scp complex subunit ScpB: MSSLKSKIESLLFISPKPLEIKKISELTKKEISEVEEAVKELTDDYIDRGLEIKRLGNKLQMMTSGENYKLAQDFVKEEITGELTRPSLETLTVIAYRGPITKTELEMIRGVNCSMILRNLMIRGLVEENEDKQRGFLYNITFEFMKYLGITEAKDLPEFDKLNNDDNLKKLLSGINKEEKEDERIEVV, translated from the coding sequence ATGTCCAGTCTAAAATCAAAAATTGAGAGCTTGCTTTTTATCTCACCAAAACCATTGGAAATAAAAAAAATTTCCGAATTAACCAAAAAAGAAATTTCCGAGGTAGAGGAGGCGGTTAAAGAGTTAACCGACGATTATATTGATCGTGGTTTGGAGATAAAGCGGCTGGGGAATAAGCTGCAAATGATGACCAGCGGTGAAAATTATAAACTCGCTCAAGATTTTGTCAAAGAAGAAATTACCGGAGAACTCACTCGACCATCGCTGGAAACCCTGACAGTTATAGCCTATCGCGGACCGATAACAAAAACCGAACTAGAAATGATCCGCGGAGTAAATTGTAGTATGATTCTTCGTAATTTAATGATTCGTGGTTTAGTGGAGGAAAATGAGGATAAACAAAGGGGTTTTTTGTATAACATTACTTTTGAGTTTATGAAATATTTAGGAATAACCGAAGCAAAAGATTTGCCGGAATTTGATAAACTGAATAATGACGATAATTTAAAAAAACTTTTAAGCGGAATAAATAAAGAAGAAAAAGAAGATGAACGAATTGAGGTGGTTTAA
- a CDS encoding YbaK/EbsC family protein, translating to MIGAKVLNYLEGKKVKFEVIDHRKVFTAYDLAQTLKHDLKKIAKTLLVKADSAYVLVVIPAYYRLDLKKLKKSLNAKKIEIPNEKVIIKVLKIKLGGITPFGALHKVETWVDKSLLAAQDVIMNAGSFTQSLRMKARDYIKLEEARLGNFVESAGYKPIKIKSKKSKSASKVKVRGKKKKAVKSVNKKKKVIKKKKR from the coding sequence ATGATTGGCGCTAAAGTTTTAAACTATTTAGAAGGTAAAAAGGTTAAGTTTGAGGTGATTGATCATCGCAAAGTTTTTACTGCTTATGATTTGGCGCAGACGCTTAAACACGACTTGAAAAAAATCGCTAAGACTTTACTGGTTAAAGCTGACAGCGCTTATGTTTTGGTAGTGATACCGGCATACTATCGATTGGATTTAAAAAAATTAAAAAAATCTTTAAACGCCAAAAAAATAGAAATTCCAAACGAAAAAGTTATTATCAAAGTTCTAAAAATAAAATTAGGAGGCATTACTCCATTTGGCGCTTTGCATAAAGTGGAAACTTGGGTAGATAAAAGTTTGCTTGCCGCTCAGGATGTTATTATGAATGCCGGCAGCTTTACTCAAAGCTTACGGATGAAGGCAAGGGATTATATCAAGCTAGAAGAAGCTAGGCTCGGAAATTTTGTTGAATCGGCGGGGTACAAACCGATAAAGATTAAAAGTAAAAAAAGTAAATCCGCAAGCAAAGTAAAGGTAAGGGGTAAAAAGAAAAAAGCGGTAAAAAGTGTAAATAAAAAAAAGAAGGTTATTAAGAAGAAGAAAAGATAA
- a CDS encoding AAA family ATPase: MARIISIVNQKGGVGKTTTAVNLAAYLAKYGKNVLLVDTDPQANATSGLGIDHQNLDKGIYEVITGQHSLRHVIVPTAHEGLRVAPATMSLAGASVELVNEVEREFKLAKVLMEAHGGYDYVLIDCPPSLGLITINSLTAADEILIPIQAEYYALEGLGQLLNTINLVKENLKPDLKILGAVLTMYDRRVSLSNEVMEQLYRYFPAKIFRSVIPRAVNLAEAPSHGKSILAYSPFSKAARAYERLAQEVMATENQNL; encoded by the coding sequence ATGGCAAGAATTATCTCGATAGTTAATCAAAAAGGTGGTGTAGGAAAAACCACAACCGCGGTGAATTTGGCGGCTTATTTGGCTAAGTACGGTAAAAATGTTTTGCTGGTAGACACTGATCCGCAAGCCAATGCTACTTCGGGGTTGGGTATTGACCATCAAAATTTAGATAAAGGCATTTACGAAGTGATTACTGGTCAGCATTCTCTGCGTCATGTGATAGTGCCAACAGCGCACGAAGGATTGAGAGTTGCGCCTGCTACCATGTCTTTAGCCGGTGCTAGCGTTGAGCTGGTTAATGAAGTTGAACGAGAGTTTAAACTAGCCAAAGTTTTAATGGAGGCTCATGGTGGTTATGATTATGTTTTAATCGATTGTCCTCCTTCATTGGGGCTTATTACTATTAACAGTTTGACTGCCGCTGACGAAATATTAATACCAATACAAGCAGAGTATTATGCCCTTGAAGGTTTGGGGCAGCTTTTAAACACGATTAATCTGGTGAAGGAAAATCTCAAACCGGATTTGAAAATACTCGGAGCGGTGTTAACTATGTATGATCGTCGCGTGTCTCTCTCTAATGAAGTAATGGAGCAGTTGTATCGTTATTTTCCTGCCAAAATATTTCGTTCAGTAATTCCGCGGGCGGTAAATCTAGCCGAGGCGCCGTCGCACGGTAAATCAATATTAGCCTATAGTCCGTTTTCTAAGGCAGCGCGAGCTTATGAACGGTTGGCTCAAGAAGTAATGGCTACGGAAAATCAAAATTTATAA
- a CDS encoding HD domain-containing protein gives MKNVEQVVDFLFEVGILSKTPRSGFHFLGSGQQSVSEHITRVMFIGYVLASLQEDVNTGNVLKMCLFHDLPEARTSDLNYVHQKYARADEEKAFTDLTSTLPFGDDMEKIKKEYEARESLEAKLAKDADNIEWILSLKEELDTGNTRASGWIASAVKRLKTENAKKLAEKIVATNSDHWWFADQNDEWWVSRNKEK, from the coding sequence ATGAAAAACGTCGAACAAGTTGTAGATTTTTTATTCGAGGTCGGGATTTTATCCAAAACTCCTCGTAGCGGATTTCACTTTTTAGGTAGCGGACAGCAAAGTGTTTCCGAGCACATCACTCGAGTGATGTTTATTGGTTATGTTTTAGCATCGCTGCAGGAAGATGTGAATACTGGTAATGTTCTGAAGATGTGTTTATTTCACGATTTACCAGAAGCACGAACGTCGGATCTCAACTATGTTCATCAGAAATACGCCAGAGCAGATGAAGAGAAGGCTTTTACTGATCTGACTAGCACTTTACCTTTTGGTGATGATATGGAAAAAATAAAAAAAGAATACGAAGCGCGCGAAAGCTTGGAAGCAAAATTAGCTAAAGACGCCGATAATATAGAATGGATTTTGTCGCTCAAAGAAGAGCTTGATACTGGTAACACTCGCGCCAGCGGTTGGATTGCTTCGGCAGTCAAAAGACTGAAAACCGAAAACGCCAAAAAACTTGCTGAAAAAATAGTAGCAACTAATTCCGATCACTGGTGGTTTGCTGATCAAAATGACGAGTGGTGGGTGTCCAGAAACAAAGAAAAATAA
- the pth gene encoding aminoacyl-tRNA hydrolase, producing the protein MKFIIGLGNPGREYAKTRHNFGWLVLDALAGASKWQEKITAKVFILEKELSGKDMVLAKPTTFMNRSGVVLNYIKKKYPKFKKSDLVVVHDDKDLDFGRIKVSHDSSSAGHNGVQSIIDALGSKDFTRIRLGVKNDLLTKMPTDKFVIGRFTAEESKKLDGIIKEATEALEKEI; encoded by the coding sequence ATGAAATTTATTATTGGTCTTGGTAACCCTGGTAGGGAATACGCCAAGACGCGACACAATTTTGGTTGGTTGGTGCTGGACGCGCTAGCTGGCGCTAGCAAATGGCAAGAAAAAATCACCGCCAAAGTTTTTATTTTAGAAAAGGAACTGAGCGGTAAAGACATGGTACTAGCAAAACCGACAACTTTTATGAATCGTTCTGGCGTGGTATTAAATTATATCAAGAAGAAATATCCAAAGTTTAAAAAATCAGATTTGGTGGTGGTCCATGATGATAAAGATTTAGACTTTGGTCGAATAAAGGTTTCGCACGATTCAAGCTCTGCTGGGCACAACGGCGTTCAGTCGATTATTGACGCGCTCGGCAGTAAAGATTTTACCCGTATTCGTTTGGGTGTAAAAAATGATTTGCTAACAAAAATGCCGACGGATAAATTTGTTATCGGTAGATTTACAGCCGAAGAAAGTAAAAAACTCGACGGTATTATCAAAGAGGCGACTGAAGCCCTGGAAAAAGAAATTTAG
- a CDS encoding ParB/RepB/Spo0J family partition protein, producing the protein MTLGRGLDSLIPKKVIATPTAPLPDKPDETIGGERILQIPIEKIAVNPHQPRKEFGHGALEDLINSVKEHGILQPLIVTKQNDGYELIAGERRFRAAKTLEFKTVPAIVRQASEAEKLEIAIIENIQRKDLNLLEEAAGYQRLIDEFSLTQEDVAKKVGKSRAVVANTLRLLDLPEAVQLAISDGKISASHARVLAGVDDKHEQENLFKKIISDELNVREAEHEAQRVSPPTKKSARSITLPDASVLAQEEELRKRLGTKVKIEKKDGKGKIIVEFFSEEELNDLIDKMGRFVV; encoded by the coding sequence ATGACACTTGGTCGAGGACTGGATTCCTTAATACCCAAAAAAGTAATTGCTACGCCCACGGCGCCGCTACCAGACAAACCGGACGAAACCATCGGTGGTGAGCGGATTTTGCAGATACCGATAGAAAAAATAGCAGTCAATCCACACCAGCCACGCAAAGAGTTTGGCCACGGCGCGCTTGAAGATTTGATTAACTCCGTTAAAGAACATGGTATTTTGCAGCCGTTAATAGTGACGAAACAAAATGACGGTTATGAATTAATCGCTGGTGAGCGTCGTTTTCGTGCTGCCAAAACATTGGAGTTCAAAACCGTTCCGGCTATAGTACGTCAGGCAAGTGAGGCGGAGAAATTAGAAATTGCTATTATTGAAAACATTCAGCGTAAAGACCTCAATCTACTTGAAGAAGCAGCTGGTTACCAGCGTTTGATTGATGAATTTTCTTTAACCCAGGAAGACGTGGCTAAAAAGGTCGGTAAATCTCGCGCAGTAGTTGCCAATACTTTACGTTTGTTGGATTTGCCAGAAGCAGTGCAACTGGCTATCAGTGACGGTAAAATATCGGCTAGCCACGCAAGAGTACTTGCCGGTGTTGATGACAAACATGAGCAAGAAAATCTTTTCAAAAAAATAATCAGTGACGAACTAAATGTTCGCGAGGCCGAGCATGAAGCGCAAAGGGTTTCACCTCCGACCAAAAAATCGGCCAGGTCGATTACTCTGCCCGACGCCAGTGTCTTGGCGCAAGAAGAGGAGTTGCGTAAAAGACTCGGGACTAAAGTGAAGATAGAGAAAAAAGACGGTAAGGGGAAAATAATTGTTGAGTTTTTCTCGGAAGAAGAGCTAAATGATTTAATAGATAAAATGGGGCGGTTTGTCGTTTAG
- a CDS encoding segregation/condensation protein A translates to MKYEIISEQFSGPLDLLLGLIEGRELDITKISLAQVADDYLRYVRQNQGINPEEMADFLVVAAKLILIKSKVLLPNMEIEEEGDLEVQLKLYKEFLEASKLIEAMIKKKKFSLSREKLPVGIEPEFNPPKNLNSSKMAQIFRIVIDRLEPLIKLPERTVRRVVNIEEKIRHIRDYLVSKIQTTFRELVGRGDKAEAIVSFLALLELVKQRTVELNQDEMFGDISIKKVSS, encoded by the coding sequence GTGAAATACGAAATAATAAGCGAACAGTTTTCTGGACCGCTGGATCTTTTGCTTGGTTTGATCGAGGGTCGAGAATTAGATATTACCAAAATTTCGTTAGCCCAGGTGGCTGACGATTATTTGCGTTATGTTAGGCAAAATCAAGGTATTAACCCGGAAGAGATGGCTGATTTTTTGGTTGTAGCAGCTAAATTAATTTTGATTAAATCAAAAGTTTTGTTGCCTAATATGGAAATCGAAGAAGAGGGAGATTTGGAGGTTCAGTTGAAACTCTATAAAGAGTTTTTAGAGGCATCAAAATTAATTGAGGCGATGATTAAAAAGAAAAAGTTTAGTTTATCACGCGAAAAACTACCGGTTGGTATCGAGCCGGAGTTTAACCCGCCAAAAAACTTAAATTCTTCCAAAATGGCTCAGATATTTCGTATCGTGATAGATCGTCTTGAGCCTTTGATAAAATTACCCGAACGCACGGTACGAAGAGTGGTAAATATTGAAGAAAAAATTCGCCACATCCGCGACTATTTAGTTTCTAAAATACAGACGACTTTTCGTGAATTAGTAGGAAGGGGGGATAAGGCGGAGGCAATTGTCAGCTTTCTAGCGTTACTCGAGTTGGTTAAACAGAGAACGGTGGAACTTAATCAAGACGAGATGTTTGGTGATATTAGTATAAAGAAAGTCAGTAGTTAG
- the dprA gene encoding DNA-processing protein DprA, which yields MDDDCKKYLVGISLVEAVGAVRFKKIINHFSNPKDFFNATRAELLAAGIPVWVVDVILRQRTIVDVEKAWDLLQQEGIEVLTFWDQNYPDLLKQIYDWPPILYFRGSPEILRGKMLAVVGTRRPTEYGIRATQDIVSGLVAGGVSIVSGLARGIDSTAHKTVIGLDGKTVAVLGTGLDWRSIYPAENKRLVEEIIYCGGIVISEFPCGTPPNRQNFPRRNRLISGLSQGVLVVEAGQGSGALITARCALDQNRDVYAVPGNIYNVNSFGPNELICQGAKPVSSANDILEALDLSLIKETTRIKEAVASSKEEKTLLQFVSSEPVHIDNLIRQSELSSEVVNSVLLVMELAGKVKDVGGKRYVIN from the coding sequence ATGGATGATGATTGCAAAAAATATTTAGTCGGAATATCTTTAGTTGAGGCAGTCGGCGCTGTGCGATTTAAAAAAATAATAAATCATTTTAGTAATCCCAAAGATTTTTTTAATGCAACAAGAGCCGAGTTGCTCGCCGCTGGCATTCCGGTTTGGGTGGTTGACGTGATTTTAAGGCAAAGGACGATAGTGGATGTCGAAAAAGCCTGGGATTTGCTCCAGCAAGAAGGGATTGAGGTATTAACTTTTTGGGATCAAAATTATCCCGATTTGTTAAAACAAATATATGACTGGCCGCCGATTTTATACTTTCGCGGATCGCCAGAGATACTGCGTGGCAAGATGTTGGCGGTAGTCGGAACGCGTCGACCAACTGAATATGGAATACGGGCAACGCAGGATATTGTTAGTGGGTTGGTTGCCGGCGGTGTAAGTATTGTTTCAGGTTTAGCGCGCGGTATTGATAGCACGGCGCACAAAACAGTTATTGGTTTGGACGGTAAAACAGTGGCGGTGCTAGGGACGGGGTTGGATTGGCGATCTATTTATCCCGCCGAAAACAAAAGATTGGTGGAGGAGATAATCTATTGCGGCGGGATAGTGATTTCTGAATTTCCCTGCGGTACGCCGCCGAATCGGCAAAATTTTCCCAGACGCAATCGTTTAATTTCCGGATTGTCTCAAGGGGTTTTGGTTGTTGAGGCAGGACAGGGCAGTGGCGCGCTGATCACCGCGCGCTGCGCTCTAGACCAAAACCGTGATGTTTACGCTGTACCCGGTAATATTTATAACGTTAATTCTTTTGGACCGAACGAATTAATTTGCCAAGGCGCCAAGCCAGTCAGTAGCGCTAACGATATTTTGGAAGCGCTAGATTTGAGTTTAATCAAAGAAACGACTAGAATAAAGGAGGCTGTCGCGTCCAGCAAAGAAGAAAAGACACTTTTACAATTCGTTTCCTCAGAGCCAGTTCATATTGATAATTTGATTCGGCAAAGCGAATTATCAAGCGAGGTGGTTAATTCTGTTTTATTAGTAATGGAACTCGCGGGAAAGGTTAAAGATGTTGGTGGCAAAAGATACGTTATTAATTAG
- a CDS encoding rubrerythrin family protein, translating into MQQTIQNLAAAFIGESMARNRYTMYSKIAKKEGYEQIAEIFLLTADQEREHASWLFKLIKELKVKNGDEQQEVKVQEVPVPTTYGTTIENIKSAIAGENYEHTSMYPGFAKIAEQEGFLEIAKRLLSIAKAEEHHEERYQKLLQVLVDGKVFKKDKEVWWVCRECGYVHFGTQPPEECPSCGHPQAFYQIKCEEY; encoded by the coding sequence ATGCAACAAACTATACAAAATCTTGCGGCTGCTTTCATTGGAGAGAGTATGGCGCGAAACCGTTATACCATGTATTCCAAAATAGCCAAAAAAGAAGGCTACGAACAGATCGCGGAAATATTTTTGCTAACTGCTGATCAGGAAAGAGAGCATGCCAGCTGGCTTTTTAAATTAATTAAAGAGTTAAAAGTGAAAAACGGTGATGAGCAACAAGAGGTTAAGGTGCAGGAAGTACCAGTACCGACAACTTATGGTACGACGATAGAAAATATTAAATCAGCGATCGCCGGAGAAAACTACGAACACACTTCTATGTATCCTGGTTTTGCCAAGATAGCGGAGCAAGAGGGTTTTTTGGAAATTGCAAAAAGATTGCTATCTATAGCTAAAGCCGAAGAACATCACGAAGAAAGATATCAGAAGTTGCTACAAGTTTTGGTCGACGGCAAAGTGTTTAAAAAAGACAAAGAAGTTTGGTGGGTGTGTCGTGAGTGCGGTTATGTGCATTTTGGCACGCAACCGCCGGAAGAATGCCCTTCCTGCGGTCATCCGCAGGCTTTTTATCAGATAAAATGCGAAGAATATTAA
- a CDS encoding serine hydrolase codes for MFQLILSLVASIVLTSSGLPVVARDFSVEPILLVQSGGDEIGSAGHLPLAANKEINPDKVNENSLGIETSARSGVAVDGKTGKVLWEKNSSQIRSIASLTKLMTALVFLDHNPGWDSKIKITTEDQHEGGVAFFAIGEEVTVRDLFYSALSRSINSAAAALARSTGLNEKDFVFAMNQKADELGMVNSHFIEPTGLHTGNVATAIDVVILLREALSKTAIANATTLTAYTTEILNKDLERTADNTNLLLKSFLNKPPYKILGGKTGYLVEAGYCLAIGVEKSDHQIYSVVLGSDSIGSRFTDTKAIVDWVFSNYSWQK; via the coding sequence ATGTTTCAATTAATTTTATCGCTTGTTGCATCTATTGTTTTGACTAGCAGCGGGTTGCCTGTCGTAGCGCGTGATTTTTCTGTTGAGCCTATTTTACTTGTTCAATCTGGTGGTGACGAGATCGGCTCTGCCGGCCATTTGCCTTTAGCCGCAAATAAGGAAATTAACCCGGATAAAGTGAACGAAAATAGTTTAGGAATAGAAACATCTGCTCGGAGTGGAGTAGCGGTTGATGGTAAGACAGGCAAGGTTTTGTGGGAAAAGAATTCTTCACAAATAAGATCAATTGCGAGCTTAACTAAACTCATGACGGCCTTGGTGTTTCTTGATCACAATCCTGGTTGGGATAGTAAAATAAAGATTACTACCGAAGATCAGCATGAGGGGGGGGTGGCTTTTTTTGCTATCGGTGAAGAAGTGACTGTTAGAGATCTTTTCTATTCAGCTCTTAGTCGTTCGATTAATTCCGCTGCTGCGGCTTTGGCGCGTTCTACCGGTTTGAACGAAAAAGATTTTGTTTTTGCAATGAATCAAAAAGCTGATGAATTAGGAATGGTCAACTCTCATTTTATTGAGCCGACCGGTTTGCATACAGGTAATGTTGCAACAGCCATAGATGTGGTAATTTTACTTCGAGAGGCTTTGAGTAAAACGGCAATCGCTAACGCCACTACCCTGACTGCCTACACCACGGAGATTTTGAATAAAGATTTGGAGAGAACCGCAGACAATACTAATTTGCTACTGAAAAGTTTTTTAAATAAACCGCCGTATAAAATACTGGGTGGTAAAACCGGCTATTTGGTAGAAGCTGGATATTGTTTGGCGATCGGCGTAGAAAAATCCGATCATCAGATTTACTCCGTAGTGTTAGGAAGCGACAGTATTGGTAGTCGTTTTACTGATACTAAAGCTATAGTTGATTGGGTTTTTAGCAACTATTCTTGGCAAAAATAA
- the aspS gene encoding aspartate--tRNA ligase, with translation MKTFIKETLGLIGQEVELKGWIHVRRDMGKISFIDLRDSTGIIQVVLVPGEMDESKELIKDLKPEYVVAIKGVVQERNAKSINENLVTGKIEVLAKNLVIINEAALTPFEINTEERQANEELRLKYRYLDLRHERLAKNLTLRHNVIAFLRQSLSNAGFREIETPCLTKSTPEGARDFVVPSRNYPGKFYALPQSPQQYKQMLMVAGIERYFQIARCFRDEDQRGDRQAEFTQFDIEMSFVEQEDLLQLTEKMLVELVKTVTPEKKIQQVPFPRITFTEAMSKYGSDKPDIRNDKNDPNLLAFCWVVDFPMFEYKEGDKRWGATHHPFTAIQDQYVEFLGDTKKKMSEILAKQYDITLNGNEIGGGSIRTHNPKILAKVFEVLGHAPEEIQAKFGHLLEAFKYGVPPHGGIAWGLDRLIMLLAGEESIREVIPFPKTADNRDPLMDSPSVIDAEQMTDLHLAIKK, from the coding sequence ATGAAGACATTTATAAAAGAAACCCTAGGTTTAATAGGTCAAGAAGTGGAATTAAAAGGCTGGATCCATGTTCGTCGTGATATGGGTAAAATTTCATTTATTGATTTGCGTGATAGTACTGGTATTATTCAAGTGGTTTTAGTTCCCGGAGAAATGGATGAAAGCAAAGAATTGATCAAAGATTTAAAACCAGAATACGTGGTGGCGATCAAAGGTGTTGTCCAGGAGCGCAATGCTAAAAGTATTAACGAAAACTTAGTCACGGGCAAAATTGAAGTTTTAGCCAAAAATTTAGTTATTATTAATGAAGCGGCTCTTACTCCTTTTGAGATTAACACCGAAGAACGCCAGGCTAATGAAGAGTTGCGTTTGAAATATCGCTATTTAGATTTACGCCACGAACGTTTGGCAAAAAATCTTACTTTACGTCACAACGTGATCGCTTTTTTGCGCCAGTCGTTATCTAACGCCGGATTTCGTGAAATAGAAACCCCGTGTCTGACCAAATCAACTCCTGAAGGAGCTCGCGATTTTGTTGTGCCGTCTCGTAATTATCCGGGTAAATTTTACGCGCTGCCTCAGTCGCCACAGCAGTACAAGCAGATGTTGATGGTGGCTGGTATTGAGCGCTATTTTCAGATTGCTCGTTGTTTCCGCGACGAAGATCAGCGCGGTGATCGCCAGGCAGAATTTACTCAATTTGATATAGAGATGAGCTTTGTTGAACAAGAAGATCTTTTGCAACTGACTGAAAAAATGCTGGTCGAACTGGTTAAGACCGTTACTCCAGAAAAAAAAATTCAGCAGGTTCCTTTTCCGCGTATTACTTTTACTGAAGCTATGAGTAAATATGGCAGTGACAAACCTGACATCCGTAACGATAAAAACGATCCTAATCTTTTAGCCTTTTGTTGGGTAGTGGACTTTCCAATGTTTGAATACAAAGAAGGAGATAAACGCTGGGGCGCGACACATCATCCTTTTACCGCCATTCAAGATCAATACGTAGAATTTTTGGGCGACACCAAAAAAAAGATGAGTGAGATATTAGCTAAGCAATACGACATTACTCTTAACGGCAACGAAATCGGTGGCGGTAGTATTCGTACTCATAATCCAAAAATTTTAGCTAAAGTTTTTGAAGTGCTTGGGCATGCTCCAGAGGAAATTCAAGCCAAATTTGGACACCTTCTGGAAGCTTTCAAATATGGCGTACCGCCACATGGTGGTATTGCCTGGGGGCTGGATCGTTTGATTATGCTTTTAGCTGGTGAAGAAAGTATTCGGGAAGTAATTCCTTTTCCCAAAACCGCTGATAATCGTGATCCACTCATGGATTCACCAAGCGTTATTGATGCCGAGCAAATGACAGATCTCCATTTGGCGATAAAAAAATAA